From the Bacteroidia bacterium genome, one window contains:
- a CDS encoding sodium ion-translocating decarboxylase subunit beta, with protein MEGLLHFFDFSGFANVTLGHMIMIAAGLFFIYIAITKDYEPLLLVPIGFGIILGNIPFLENVGMQIGIYEEGSVLNYLYYGVVKGIYPPLIFLGIGAMTDFSAMLSNPKLVLLGAAAQVGIFITLIGALYLGFSPDEAAAIGIIGGADGPTAIFIASKLAPHLIGAIAIAAYSYMGLVPIIQPPIMKLLTTKKERLIRMKPARAVSKKEKILFPIIGFLVTGFISPGALPLLGMLFFGNVLKESGVTKRLMETARNPLIDIVTILLGVTVGASTQATTFLTPQSILIFVLGAVSFGVATAGGVLFAKLMNLFLSTENKINPLVGAAGVSAVPDSARVVHNIGITEDPNNYLLMHAMGPNVAGVIGSAVAAGILISFLL; from the coding sequence ATGGAAGGCCTTCTGCATTTTTTTGATTTCTCCGGTTTCGCGAATGTGACGCTCGGTCACATGATCATGATCGCTGCCGGCTTGTTTTTCATCTACATCGCCATTACCAAGGACTACGAGCCCTTGCTGCTCGTGCCCATCGGTTTTGGCATCATTCTCGGCAACATTCCCTTTCTCGAAAATGTCGGCATGCAGATCGGCATTTACGAAGAGGGGAGCGTGCTCAACTATCTGTACTACGGTGTGGTGAAAGGTATTTATCCACCGTTGATTTTCCTCGGCATCGGCGCGATGACGGACTTCTCCGCCATGCTCTCCAACCCCAAACTCGTCCTGCTCGGAGCGGCAGCTCAGGTCGGAATTTTCATTACGCTCATTGGAGCACTGTATCTCGGATTCAGCCCCGACGAGGCAGCGGCCATTGGTATTATCGGCGGCGCCGACGGTCCGACGGCCATTTTCATTGCATCGAAGCTTGCCCCGCATCTCATCGGTGCTATCGCCATCGCGGCCTATTCCTACATGGGTTTGGTGCCCATCATTCAGCCGCCCATCATGAAGCTGCTGACCACCAAAAAGGAGCGACTCATTCGCATGAAACCCGCCCGCGCTGTGTCGAAAAAGGAGAAAATTCTCTTCCCCATCATCGGCTTTCTGGTGACCGGTTTCATCTCTCCCGGCGCGCTGCCGCTGCTCGGCATGCTCTTTTTCGGCAATGTGCTCAAGGAAAGCGGTGTAACGAAGCGCCTGATGGAAACCGCGCGTAATCCGCTCATCGACATCGTTACCATTCTGCTCGGTGTCACGGTGGGTGCATCAACGCAGGCGACAACGTTTCTGACACCGCAATCCATACTGATTTTCGTTCTCGGAGCGGTTTCCTTCGGGGTGGCAACCGCCGGAGGTGTACTGTTCGCGAAGCTCATGAATCTCTTCCTCTCCACGGAGAACAAAATCAATCCCCTTGTCGGCGCGGCGGGAGTCTCCGCAGTACCGGATTCGGCCCGTGTAGTCCACAACATCGGCATCACGGAGGATCCGAATAACTATCTGCTCATGCATGCTATGGGACCGAACGTCGCGGGCGTGATCGGTTCGGCGGTTGCGGCAGGTATCCTGATTTCCTTCCTGCTGTGA
- a CDS encoding biotin/lipoyl-binding protein, which translates to MNSARKFNIKINGTDYAVEIKKVDEGLATVEVNGSVYDVSFEAEKKISKTPTLVRTPAYTTESERPKTTAKPEENKGKIIKAPLPGVILDMHVREGDTVKAGQVLLVMEAMKMENNIVAPNDGTVTALRISKGDNVLEGDVLVEIGG; encoded by the coding sequence ATGAATTCCGCACGCAAGTTCAATATCAAAATCAACGGCACGGACTACGCCGTCGAGATCAAGAAGGTTGACGAGGGACTCGCCACTGTCGAGGTAAACGGATCGGTCTACGACGTTTCGTTCGAGGCGGAGAAGAAAATTTCCAAAACCCCGACACTGGTCCGCACACCCGCGTACACGACCGAAAGCGAACGCCCGAAAACCACGGCCAAACCGGAAGAGAATAAGGGCAAAATCATCAAGGCACCGCTGCCGGGAGTCATTCTGGACATGCACGTCCGCGAAGGAGACACGGTCAAGGCGGGGCAAGTGCTGCTTGTCATGGAAGCGATGAAAATGGAAAACAATATTGTCGCCCCCAATGACGGCACCGTGACAGCGCTTCGTATTTCCAAAGGCGACAACGTCCTGGAAGGCGATGTGCTCGTCGAGATCGGAGGTTGA
- a CDS encoding OadG family protein produces MFQYTEALALNDAGSLAVPDSIAAAAADSAAAAWKLSGWDAVQAGDGIMITIVGILVVFAALTTITFLIKALKVLSNPATPKATHDDPQVAPVRNGISGEVVAAIALALQSHLYELHDEERTVLTISKVSRPYSPWSSKLYTMTPSPTHLTIKR; encoded by the coding sequence ATGTTTCAGTATACAGAGGCTCTTGCCCTGAACGATGCGGGCTCCCTCGCCGTGCCCGACAGCATCGCCGCCGCCGCGGCCGATAGTGCCGCAGCGGCCTGGAAACTCAGCGGCTGGGATGCCGTGCAAGCCGGCGACGGAATCATGATCACTATCGTCGGTATCCTCGTGGTCTTTGCCGCGTTGACCACGATCACCTTTCTCATCAAAGCGCTGAAAGTACTCTCCAATCCCGCGACACCAAAAGCCACACACGATGACCCGCAGGTGGCACCGGTTCGCAACGGTATCAGCGGCGAGGTTGTCGCCGCCATCGCGCTCGCCTTGCAGTCGCATCTGTATGAACTGCACGATGAAGAACGAACCGTCCTGACCATTTCCAAGGTGTCGCGGCCGTATTCGCCGTGGAGCTCCAAGCTGTACACCATGACGCCATCACCGACCCATCTCACCATCAAACGCTGA
- a CDS encoding methylmalonyl-CoA carboxyltransferase has product MAIEDKIKELLEKRVEARKGGGEKRIESQHAKGKLTARERLDLLLDEGSFEEFDMFVSHRCIDFGLENEAYLSDGVVTGYGTIDGRLVYVFSQDFTVFGGSLSEMYAKKICKIMDMAMKAGAPVIGLNDSGGARIQEGVKSLGGYADIFQRNIIASGVIPQISGVFGPCAGGAVYSPAITDFILMTKETSYMFVTGPKVVKSVTNEDVSTEELGGAAIHTAKSGVAHFACENDEEQIMIIRKMLSYMPQNNLEEPPRIDCSDPINRLEDSLNYIIPENPNKPYDVKDVIHAVVDCGEFLEVQRHYAPNLVVGFARFNGQSVGIVANQPSYLAGVLDINCSRKGARFIRFCDAFNIPIVTFVDVPGFLPGTQQEYGGIISNGAKLLFAYGEATVPKVTVVLRKAYGGAYDVMGSKHLNGDINYAWPTAEIAVMGPRGAIEVLYGRELSQKDAEARAQFISMMESEYRSKFATPYVAAKYGYIDDVIEPRNTRFRVIRALQSLATKRDSLPMKKHSNIPL; this is encoded by the coding sequence ATGGCAATCGAAGACAAGATCAAGGAACTCCTGGAAAAGCGCGTTGAAGCGCGAAAAGGAGGCGGTGAAAAACGCATTGAATCGCAGCATGCCAAAGGTAAGCTGACGGCACGCGAACGTTTGGACCTGCTGCTGGACGAAGGCAGCTTCGAAGAATTCGATATGTTCGTCAGCCATAGGTGCATCGATTTCGGGCTGGAAAATGAAGCATATCTTTCGGACGGTGTGGTAACCGGCTACGGTACCATCGACGGTCGGCTGGTGTATGTATTCTCGCAGGATTTCACCGTGTTCGGCGGATCGCTTTCCGAGATGTACGCCAAGAAGATCTGCAAGATTATGGACATGGCCATGAAAGCCGGCGCTCCCGTTATTGGTCTGAACGATAGCGGCGGCGCGCGCATTCAGGAAGGCGTGAAAAGCCTTGGCGGGTATGCGGATATTTTCCAGCGAAACATCATCGCTTCCGGGGTGATTCCGCAGATTTCCGGCGTCTTCGGACCGTGCGCGGGTGGAGCCGTGTACTCCCCGGCCATCACGGACTTCATCCTGATGACCAAGGAAACCAGCTACATGTTTGTTACTGGTCCCAAGGTTGTCAAATCCGTGACCAACGAGGATGTGAGCACCGAAGAGCTCGGTGGTGCGGCGATACACACCGCGAAATCCGGTGTAGCGCATTTCGCCTGTGAGAATGATGAAGAACAGATCATGATCATCAGGAAAATGCTCAGCTACATGCCGCAGAACAACCTTGAAGAACCGCCGAGAATTGACTGCAGCGATCCCATTAACCGCCTGGAAGACAGTCTCAACTACATCATTCCTGAAAATCCCAATAAACCGTACGACGTCAAGGACGTGATTCACGCGGTTGTGGATTGCGGAGAATTCCTCGAAGTGCAGCGCCATTATGCGCCGAACCTCGTGGTTGGTTTCGCTCGGTTCAACGGACAGTCCGTGGGTATCGTCGCCAATCAGCCCAGCTATCTTGCGGGTGTGCTCGACATCAACTGCTCACGGAAGGGCGCGCGCTTCATCCGCTTCTGCGACGCGTTCAACATCCCTATCGTCACCTTTGTCGACGTCCCGGGTTTTCTTCCGGGAACGCAGCAGGAATACGGCGGCATCATTTCCAACGGCGCCAAGCTCCTGTTTGCCTACGGTGAGGCTACCGTTCCCAAAGTGACGGTGGTGCTGCGCAAGGCCTATGGCGGTGCGTATGATGTGATGGGCTCCAAACATCTCAACGGCGATATCAACTATGCCTGGCCCACGGCCGAAATCGCCGTCATGGGTCCGCGCGGCGCAATCGAGGTGCTCTATGGACGCGAGCTGTCACAGAAAGACGCCGAAGCCCGTGCGCAGTTCATCAGCATGATGGAGAGCGAGTATCGCAGCAAATTCGCCACTCCCTACGTCGCGGCGAAGTACGGGTACATTGACGATGTCATCGAACCCCGCAACACGCGCTTCCGCGTCATTCGCGCCCTGCAGAGTCTCGCTACCAAGCGTGACAGTCTCCCGATGAAAAAGCACAGCAATATTCCGTTGTAA
- a CDS encoding flippase-like domain-containing protein: protein MKREQLLTFIKVGVTVLIIGFSIYFSVWKVDFRELGRSFTTANYWYALLIIPVIILSHYVRALRWNVILERIHPGVRTGNLFAGVMIGYFMNNLIPRSGEIVRPWFTAQTEKDTTFSSLLGSIIVERFIDTVALLLVIAAILFFDQTLFSGFEEIGVDAGVIQPILYMAIVLGVVFIIIAPSRVGLWMAETFSTPFLWAAGLPGLGKLRALREGVLSMFRKLQLGFGAIKSVRQVLLVTVHTVLLYFLYLLPLYIMFFAFGSGEQGTTTMFAALEIWAVTALGYAVAPTPGAFGVFHATARIALMKFAGFSEADAVAYATLTHFVNYLVPIALGIYYLLTRNISMGTLMKARSAA, encoded by the coding sequence ATGAAACGAGAGCAGCTCCTCACCTTTATCAAAGTCGGCGTCACAGTCCTCATCATAGGATTCTCCATTTATTTTTCTGTCTGGAAAGTGGATTTCCGCGAGTTGGGACGCAGCTTCACCACTGCGAATTACTGGTACGCGCTGCTCATTATTCCCGTCATCATTCTTTCGCATTACGTCCGGGCGCTACGCTGGAACGTCATTCTCGAGCGGATTCATCCCGGGGTAAGAACCGGCAATCTTTTCGCGGGCGTGATGATCGGCTATTTCATGAACAATCTGATCCCGCGGAGCGGCGAGATCGTAAGACCGTGGTTCACCGCGCAGACGGAGAAGGACACCACGTTCAGCTCGCTCCTGGGTTCCATCATCGTGGAACGTTTTATCGACACCGTGGCATTGCTGCTTGTCATTGCGGCGATACTCTTTTTCGACCAGACCCTCTTCAGCGGCTTCGAAGAGATCGGTGTTGACGCCGGTGTGATCCAACCCATTCTGTACATGGCCATTGTGCTCGGCGTGGTGTTCATCATCATTGCGCCGAGCCGTGTCGGTTTATGGATGGCCGAGACGTTCAGTACCCCGTTCCTCTGGGCGGCGGGTCTGCCGGGATTGGGCAAACTGAGAGCATTGCGGGAGGGAGTGCTGAGCATGTTCCGCAAGCTGCAGCTGGGTTTCGGGGCCATCAAGTCGGTGCGGCAGGTGCTGCTGGTGACCGTTCATACCGTGCTTCTGTATTTCCTCTATCTGCTTCCGTTGTACATCATGTTCTTTGCTTTCGGAAGCGGGGAGCAGGGGACGACCACGATGTTCGCCGCGCTGGAAATCTGGGCGGTGACGGCGCTGGGCTATGCGGTAGCCCCCACACCGGGTGCGTTCGGGGTGTTTCACGCCACCGCGCGCATCGCTTTGATGAAATTCGCCGGTTTCTCCGAGGCCGACGCCGTCGCCTATGCAACACTGACGCATTTTGTGAACTACCTGGTCCCCATAGCTCTCGGAATTTACTATCTGCTGACGCGTAATATCAGCATGGGAACGCTGATGAAAGCCCGCTCCGCCGCCTGA
- a CDS encoding NADH-dependent flavin oxidoreductase — translation MSRTHILDPWKLRSGFVARNRLVLAPMTTWSSHDDGSISDAECAYLRRRSQGVGIVITAACYVQRSGKAFTGQWGCDGADKRPSLAAAADVIHEGGALAVLQLHHGGRMCPESLLDHPPHAPSAVRAERPGADLPAPMTEEQIQSSIEAFARATRLAATAGYDGVEIHGANHYLLQQFFSPHSNRRDDTWGGDVRDRLLYPLAVTDAVLAAVRDMDQPFIVGYRLSPEEAEQPGITMEDTLELVDALSRRTLDWLHISTRDYKATSLRDTDTAWRPTRRVVDALASVTDVIGVGSVYTPADAQFLLDDGCAAAALGRILLMEPEWVGLLQSGQEGSIRQHLPAEDGDVRLTIPTSMYRMLLSRPGWLPLARD, via the coding sequence ATGTCCCGAACACATATTCTCGATCCCTGGAAGCTGCGATCGGGCTTCGTCGCCCGAAACCGTCTCGTGCTGGCGCCTATGACCACCTGGTCATCCCATGACGACGGCAGCATATCCGACGCCGAATGTGCGTATCTCCGGCGACGGTCCCAAGGTGTCGGTATAGTCATCACCGCCGCGTGCTACGTCCAGCGCTCGGGCAAGGCTTTCACCGGACAGTGGGGATGTGACGGCGCGGACAAACGCCCCTCGCTCGCCGCAGCGGCCGACGTGATTCATGAAGGAGGAGCTCTTGCAGTGCTGCAATTGCATCACGGCGGACGCATGTGTCCGGAATCCTTGCTCGATCACCCGCCGCATGCGCCGAGCGCGGTGCGCGCCGAGCGGCCCGGTGCCGATCTTCCCGCTCCGATGACGGAGGAACAGATACAGAGCAGTATCGAGGCCTTCGCTCGTGCGACGCGCCTGGCTGCCACCGCGGGATACGATGGAGTGGAAATTCACGGCGCCAATCACTACCTCCTCCAGCAATTTTTCTCACCGCACTCCAATCGACGGGACGATACCTGGGGCGGTGATGTGCGGGATCGGTTGCTCTATCCCCTCGCCGTAACCGACGCCGTGCTTGCTGCCGTCCGGGACATGGATCAACCGTTTATCGTTGGCTACAGACTCTCGCCCGAGGAGGCTGAGCAGCCCGGCATCACCATGGAAGACACGCTCGAACTCGTGGACGCGCTCAGCCGGCGCACCCTGGACTGGCTGCACATCAGCACCCGGGACTACAAGGCAACATCGCTTCGCGATACGGACACGGCGTGGCGGCCAACACGGCGGGTTGTTGATGCACTTGCTTCCGTAACGGACGTCATCGGTGTCGGCTCGGTGTATACTCCCGCAGACGCGCAGTTCCTGCTCGACGACGGCTGCGCGGCCGCCGCGCTGGGGCGTATTCTGCTCATGGAACCCGAGTGGGTGGGTCTGCTTCAGAGCGGACAGGAGGGGAGTATACGTCAACACCTCCCGGCGGAGGATGGTGATGTACGACTTACCATTCCCACGTCCATGTACCGCATGCTGCTGTCGCGACCAGGGTGGTTACCGCTGGCCCGGGACTGA
- a CDS encoding radical SAM protein, with protein MHYNYLFGPVPSRRLGTSLGIDLTPNKTCTLNCLYCECGKTDELTLERREYVPTTAVIAELREYLSASPELDSITFSGSGEPTLHSGIGSIIAMLKDEFPAYRVTVLTNSTLLPDAAVRAELLRADVVVPSLDAVSEEVFRKINRPRPGLRSTDLIEGLVAFTQEFTGEIWLEIFVIPGINDTEEEIALFRHTLQRLRTTHIQLNALDRPGAVDWIQPMPRENLVALARQLGPDVEVVGKALLRHRCTAYSADVETHILSLLRVRPCTLDDLADSLQLHPLDVGKYLDVMIGEQKLRTRREDRGVFYLLA; from the coding sequence ATGCACTACAACTATCTTTTTGGACCTGTCCCCTCGCGACGTCTTGGCACATCGCTGGGTATTGATCTCACGCCCAATAAAACCTGTACACTCAACTGCCTCTACTGCGAGTGCGGGAAGACGGACGAGTTGACGCTGGAGCGCAGGGAATATGTCCCCACCACCGCCGTCATCGCAGAATTACGCGAATACCTGTCCGCCTCTCCCGAGCTCGATTCGATCACGTTTTCCGGTTCCGGCGAACCCACACTGCACAGCGGCATTGGCAGCATTATTGCCATGCTCAAGGACGAATTCCCCGCATATCGTGTGACCGTTCTCACCAACAGTACTCTTTTGCCGGATGCGGCGGTACGCGCCGAATTACTGCGGGCCGACGTTGTCGTGCCCTCCCTCGATGCCGTTTCCGAAGAGGTGTTCCGCAAGATCAACCGGCCGCGTCCGGGTTTGCGCAGCACGGATCTCATCGAAGGACTCGTCGCGTTCACGCAGGAATTCACCGGTGAAATCTGGCTGGAGATTTTCGTTATTCCCGGGATCAACGACACGGAAGAGGAGATCGCATTGTTCAGACACACTCTGCAGCGTCTGCGCACGACACACATTCAACTCAACGCACTCGACAGACCAGGAGCTGTGGACTGGATACAGCCCATGCCCAGAGAGAATCTTGTCGCTCTCGCACGACAGCTGGGACCCGACGTCGAAGTAGTCGGCAAAGCTCTTCTGCGCCACCGCTGCACCGCCTATAGCGCGGATGTGGAAACCCATATCCTCTCCCTGCTTCGCGTGCGTCCCTGTACGCTGGACGACCTCGCCGACAGTTTGCAATTACACCCGCTCGATGTCGGGAAGTATCTTGACGTCATGATCGGAGAGCAGAAATTGCGCACACGCAGGGAGGATCGCGGTGTCTTCTACCTCCTTGCCTGA
- the argF gene encoding ornithine carbamoyltransferase has translation MTVKATDFLSVRDMNQEEILATFDIALDMKADRTKYAEALKGQALAMIFEKPSLRTRTTFDIGIQQLGGYSLYLSPAEISLGKRESVYDVAKNLERMVQGIMIRTFAHQIVIDMAKFASIPIINGLTDFSHPCQAMADYLTVKEVKGELKGLKLCYVGDGNNVAHSLMFAGAILGVDVTVACPAGYEPNLIAFQQATEDAKLSGAKIEVVHDPAAGVKNADVVYTDVWASMGQEAEAAERRRIFMPFQVNEDLMAKAKTDAIFMHCLPAHRGDEVTDGVIDAPNSVVFQEAENRLHAQKAIMYQLMKK, from the coding sequence ATCACTGTGAAAGCGACCGACTTCCTCTCCGTCCGCGACATGAATCAGGAGGAGATCCTGGCCACCTTCGACATCGCCCTCGATATGAAAGCCGACCGCACGAAATATGCCGAAGCCCTCAAGGGTCAGGCGCTGGCGATGATTTTCGAGAAGCCCTCCCTTCGCACCCGCACGACCTTCGATATTGGCATTCAGCAGCTCGGCGGATATTCACTCTACCTCTCACCGGCTGAAATCAGCCTCGGAAAACGCGAATCCGTGTACGATGTCGCGAAAAATCTCGAGCGCATGGTGCAGGGTATCATGATTCGCACCTTCGCGCATCAGATCGTCATTGATATGGCGAAGTTCGCTTCCATCCCCATTATCAACGGACTCACCGACTTCTCGCACCCCTGCCAGGCGATGGCGGACTACCTCACCGTCAAGGAAGTGAAGGGCGAGCTGAAAGGCCTCAAGCTGTGCTATGTGGGCGACGGCAACAACGTGGCGCACAGTCTCATGTTCGCCGGCGCTATCCTCGGTGTGGACGTCACTGTGGCCTGCCCCGCTGGTTACGAGCCCAACCTCATCGCCTTCCAGCAAGCCACGGAAGATGCCAAACTTTCGGGCGCGAAAATCGAAGTAGTACACGATCCGGCCGCCGGTGTGAAGAATGCCGATGTTGTGTACACCGACGTCTGGGCCTCGATGGGGCAGGAAGCCGAAGCCGCCGAGCGCCGCCGCATCTTCATGCCCTTCCAGGTGAACGAAGATCTCATGGCCAAGGCGAAGACCGACGCCATCTTCATGCATTGTCTGCCTGCACATCGCGGAGACGAAGTGACAGACGGCGTGATCGACGCTCCGAATTCGGTGGTCTTCCAGGAGGCGGAAAATCGCCTTCATGCGCAAAAGGCCATCATGTATCAGTTGATGAAAAAGTAA